A portion of the Paenibacillus marchantiae genome contains these proteins:
- the uptA gene encoding undecaprenyl phosphate transporter UptA, which translates to MDVIHNIVNQLFDWIQSLGYFGIMLGLMLEVIPSEIVLAYGGFLVSQGHINFFGALIFGTVGGVIAQLFIYWIGRYGGRPVLERYGKYILIQKKHIDHSEEWFRKYGTGVIFTARFVPVVRHAISIPAGISKMHTGRFILLTTLAVIPWSALFIYLGMILGDQWQHINEKAAPYIMPILLVALALMIVYVLIKWMNARKKKGSV; encoded by the coding sequence ATGGACGTTATTCATAACATTGTCAATCAATTATTCGATTGGATTCAGAGTCTTGGATACTTTGGAATTATGCTTGGACTAATGCTTGAAGTTATTCCGAGTGAAATTGTACTGGCATATGGAGGTTTTCTCGTTTCACAAGGCCATATTAATTTTTTCGGTGCATTGATTTTTGGTACCGTGGGCGGTGTCATAGCCCAGCTATTTATTTACTGGATTGGCCGTTATGGCGGAAGACCTGTACTTGAACGCTACGGAAAATACATACTGATCCAGAAAAAGCACATCGACCATTCCGAAGAGTGGTTCCGCAAGTATGGGACAGGGGTCATTTTCACGGCGCGTTTTGTTCCGGTCGTAAGACATGCCATATCGATTCCTGCCGGTATATCCAAAATGCATACGGGTCGATTTATTTTGCTGACAACCCTCGCTGTTATACCGTGGTCTGCATTGTTTATATATTTAGGGATGATACTTGGAGATCAATGGCAACATATCAACGAGAAAGCGGCACCTTATATTATGCCGATTCTGCTCGTTGCTCTCGCACTTATGATTGTTTATGTACTTATTAAATGGATGAATGCTCGTAAAAAGAAGGGAAGTGTCTAG